A genome region from Betaproteobacteria bacterium includes the following:
- a CDS encoding C4-dicarboxylate ABC transporter substrate-binding protein, which yields MKPPPPIKLEKIMRLPRWLLWLSIAGVLALIAGFILVAFLFVKPAPPRTLHLSTGPVGSDYHALGQQYQKILARHGVAVRLIPSAGSPENLERLTDGDSPVDAGFFQGGTGYFANAPQLVSLGSLYYEPLWVFYRGQEITDLPGLSGKRIAIGPYDSGSRALAIQLLAVNSVVLPPTTLVDAGGGEAAKKLLDGQIDAALIVAPGEFAVVQQLLAAKNIRLLSFDRAEAYTRRFPYLTKVLLPKGVLDFTNNFPAKDVVLVAPTASLLARETLHPALAYLLLRAATEIHSGTGLFNKAREFPNMTDSDFPYSDEVTRFYQSGSPFLQRHLPFWLANLVERLWVLLLPALAIAIPLIRSIPPLFRWWRRSRIYRWYARLKEIELDLESTHDKEDLNAMLGRLDEIEEAVSHVQTPLAYAENLYNFRANIAFVRQRVLARAGR from the coding sequence TTGAAACCACCCCCGCCCATCAAGTTGGAGAAGATCATGCGCTTGCCACGTTGGTTGCTGTGGCTGTCCATCGCGGGCGTCCTCGCGCTCATCGCCGGATTCATTCTGGTGGCCTTTCTTTTCGTGAAGCCGGCTCCGCCGCGCACGCTTCACTTGTCCACCGGGCCTGTGGGTAGCGACTACCACGCCCTGGGCCAGCAGTACCAGAAAATACTCGCCCGGCACGGCGTGGCCGTGCGCCTCATCCCATCGGCGGGTTCTCCCGAAAATTTGGAACGGTTAACGGACGGCGATTCCCCCGTGGACGCCGGCTTTTTCCAAGGCGGGACTGGATACTTCGCCAACGCCCCCCAGCTAGTCTCGCTCGGGAGTCTTTATTACGAACCGTTGTGGGTTTTCTACCGTGGCCAGGAGATCACCGATCTGCCCGGGCTAAGCGGGAAACGCATCGCCATCGGCCCCTACGATAGCGGCTCGCGCGCGCTCGCCATCCAGCTCTTGGCGGTCAATTCCGTGGTATTGCCACCCACTACGCTAGTGGATGCCGGCGGCGGAGAAGCCGCGAAGAAACTACTCGATGGGCAGATCGATGCCGCGCTGATCGTGGCACCCGGTGAGTTCGCGGTCGTGCAGCAATTGCTGGCCGCGAAGAACATTCGCCTGCTGAGTTTCGACCGGGCGGAAGCCTACACCCGCCGCTTTCCCTATCTCACCAAGGTTCTCTTGCCCAAGGGTGTGCTGGACTTCACTAACAATTTTCCCGCGAAGGATGTCGTACTGGTGGCGCCCACCGCCAGCCTTCTGGCCCGCGAAACCTTGCACCCCGCGCTGGCCTACCTGCTCCTGCGTGCCGCCACGGAGATTCACAGTGGCACGGGACTTTTCAACAAGGCGCGCGAATTTCCCAACATGACCGACTCCGATTTCCCCTATAGCGATGAAGTCACCCGCTTCTACCAATCGGGCTCGCCATTTCTTCAACGCCACCTGCCCTTCTGGCTGGCGAATCTCGTGGAGCGCCTATGGGTTTTACTGTTGCCCGCGCTTGCCATCGCCATTCCGCTCATCCGCTCCATTCCACCGCTGTTTCGTTGGTGGCGGCGTTCGCGAATCTATCGCTGGTACGCGCGGCTCAAGGAGATTGAGCTTGATCTGGAAAGTACCCACGACAAGGAAGACCTCAACGCCATGCTAGGCCGGCTCGATGAAATCGAGGAGGCCGTGAGCCATGTCCAGACGCCGCTGGCGTACGCGGAGAATCTCTACAATTTTCGAGCGAATATCGCGTTCGTGAGACAACGGGTGCTGGCCCGGGCGGGACGCTAG
- a CDS encoding altronate dehydratase translates to MLQAADLTIRLNPADDVVIARVELPAGTEILKESIRASVNVPAGHKIATKDLNEGAAVRRYNQIIGFTTRPIRAGEHVHVHNLAMGNFDRDYAYCVDYKPTQYVPDPAAFQGIVRTDGRVATRNYIGVISSVNCSAHVCRQIAAQFTPEIMAQFPNVDGIVPIHHKSGCGMASTGEPVDLLRRVLAGYATHPNFHSVLMIGLGCEANQINDLMSAQGLKRSDQMQTMTIQDTGGTRKTIAEGVARVKELLPAANRARREAVSAKHLTLGLQCGGSDGYSGISANPALGAAVDLLVQHGGSAILSETPEVYGAEHLLTRRAVSREVGEKLVRRIKWWEQYTERLGGEMNNNPSPGNKAGGLTTILEKSLGAVAKGGTMGMMDVLEYAEPIKTRGFMFMDTPGYDPVSATGQVAGGANMICFTTGRGSAYGCKPSPSLKLATNTAMFTKQEDDMDINCGVIVDGKAGIQEVGKQFFEIILRVASGEKSKSEQWGYGEDEFAPWILGPTM, encoded by the coding sequence ATGTTACAAGCCGCTGACTTGACCATTCGCCTCAATCCCGCCGACGACGTGGTGATCGCCCGGGTGGAGCTACCCGCAGGGACCGAGATACTCAAGGAGAGTATTCGCGCCAGCGTGAACGTGCCCGCGGGACATAAGATCGCGACCAAGGATCTCAACGAAGGCGCGGCGGTGCGCCGCTACAACCAGATCATCGGGTTCACCACCCGGCCCATTCGCGCGGGCGAGCACGTACACGTGCACAACCTCGCCATGGGTAACTTCGACCGGGATTACGCCTATTGCGTGGATTACAAGCCCACGCAATATGTCCCCGATCCCGCCGCCTTCCAGGGAATCGTGCGCACCGACGGGCGTGTTGCCACGCGCAATTACATCGGCGTCATCAGCAGCGTGAATTGCTCCGCTCACGTGTGCCGCCAGATCGCGGCGCAATTCACGCCCGAGATCATGGCGCAATTTCCCAACGTGGATGGCATCGTGCCCATTCATCACAAGTCGGGTTGCGGCATGGCTTCCACGGGCGAGCCGGTGGATTTGCTGCGCCGTGTGCTGGCGGGCTATGCGACCCACCCTAATTTCCACTCCGTGCTGATGATCGGCCTGGGATGCGAGGCGAATCAGATCAACGATCTCATGTCCGCGCAAGGATTGAAGCGTTCGGACCAGATGCAAACCATGACCATCCAGGATACCGGAGGCACGCGCAAGACCATCGCCGAAGGTGTCGCGCGCGTGAAGGAGTTATTGCCTGCCGCCAACCGGGCTCGCCGGGAAGCCGTTTCGGCCAAGCATCTCACGCTGGGCTTGCAGTGCGGCGGGTCCGATGGGTATTCGGGCATCTCCGCCAATCCTGCCTTGGGTGCCGCGGTGGATCTGCTTGTCCAGCATGGGGGCTCCGCCATTCTTTCCGAGACGCCGGAGGTCTACGGCGCGGAACATTTGCTTACGCGCCGTGCCGTGAGCCGGGAAGTCGGCGAAAAGTTGGTTCGCCGCATCAAGTGGTGGGAGCAGTACACGGAGCGCCTCGGGGGCGAGATGAATAACAATCCTTCGCCTGGTAACAAGGCCGGCGGTTTGACCACGATTTTGGAGAAGTCCTTGGGCGCGGTAGCCAAGGGCGGCACCATGGGCATGATGGACGTGCTGGAGTATGCCGAGCCTATCAAGACACGCGGGTTCATGTTCATGGACACGCCGGGTTACGATCCTGTGTCCGCCACGGGCCAGGTGGCGGGCGGAGCCAACATGATTTGCTTTACCACTGGGCGTGGTTCGGCTTACGGCTGCAAGCCTTCACCTTCGCTGAAACTCGCTACCAACACGGCCATGTTTACCAAGCAGGAAGACGATATGGACATCAACTGTGGTGTCATCGTCGATGGCAAGGCTGGCATCCAGGAAGTTGGCAAGCAGTTCTTCGAGATCATCTTGCGTGTTGCCTCTGGAGAGAAAAGCAAGAGCGAGCAATGGGGTTATGGCGAAGATGAGTTCGCGCCGTGGATCCTAGGCCCCACGATGTAG